In the genome of Cryptomeria japonica chromosome 8, Sugi_1.0, whole genome shotgun sequence, one region contains:
- the LOC131048149 gene encoding uncharacterized protein LOC131048149 — MCNRCRHPTPKVNREGRCSPPPQGVLKINTDDSSRGNLGHAGIGGVGRDSFGDFQFIFSVYMGLHTNNLMEAQAILLALERTSKLGWRMIICESDSQVVVNLLNRRHLDGVS, encoded by the coding sequence ATGTGCAACAGATGTCGACATCCTACTCCAAAGGTAAATAGGGAGGGAAGATGTTCTCCTCCACCTCAGGGAGTCCTAAAAATTAACACAGATGACTCTTCTCGTGGAAACCTTGGTCATGCTGGAATTGGAGGTGTGGGTCGGGATAGTTTTGGAGATTTTCAGTTTATCTTTTCTGTTTATATGGGTCTTCAtactaataatttaatggaggctcaGGCTATTTTGTTAGCTCTGGAGCGCACAAGTAAATTGGGGTGGCGCATGATCATATGTGAGTCTGATTCCCAAGTTGTGGTCAACTTGTTGAATAGGCGACATTTAGATGGTGTTAGTTAG